One region of Priestia megaterium genomic DNA includes:
- a CDS encoding sigma-54-dependent transcriptional regulator produces MKPTVLILDDEPAIGSSLRFALETNYEVTNLTEVPEAYQFLRSQPVHVVLLDWRLGEYNGLEVLSKIKDIQPQTSIIMMTAYGTIESSIEAIKRGAYHYITKPLDIEELHILIEKTLEHQELHDKVRELSETIEKIKGYDQMIGESAAMKQVFSIINRVKDIDSNVLIFGESGTGKELVARGIHRQGKRANGPFISVNCAAIPETLLESELFGFVKGAFTGATRNQNGKVAAADGGTLFLDEIGEMPPSLQAKMLRFLQEKEITPLGSSETRKVDVRIVSATNKELNRMVKENGFREDLYFRLNVIPITLPPLRERKEDIALLIPYFLQKYSEEMEKPLCVLSSNAYKKLLTYDYPGNIRQLGNILEYAVAMTKDGTIMEKDLPITVQHEQEISLSRYENENFTEETKLINIPINYTMKEAEQLIIESVLEECGGNRRKTAQALGISERSIRNKLHLYRTIQQKEAKNAE; encoded by the coding sequence ATGAAACCGACTGTTCTCATTCTCGATGACGAACCTGCTATTGGTTCATCTCTTCGTTTTGCTCTAGAAACAAACTACGAAGTGACCAATCTTACAGAAGTACCGGAAGCTTATCAATTTTTACGCAGTCAGCCTGTCCACGTTGTTTTGCTGGATTGGCGACTCGGCGAATATAATGGGCTTGAAGTGCTAAGTAAAATTAAAGACATTCAGCCTCAAACATCCATTATTATGATGACGGCTTACGGGACGATTGAATCGTCTATAGAAGCTATTAAAAGAGGAGCTTACCATTACATTACAAAGCCTCTTGATATTGAAGAGCTTCATATATTAATTGAAAAAACGCTTGAACACCAGGAGCTTCATGATAAAGTTCGTGAATTAAGCGAAACGATTGAGAAAATAAAAGGCTACGATCAAATGATTGGTGAAAGTGCAGCTATGAAACAAGTTTTTTCGATTATTAATAGAGTAAAAGACATTGATTCGAACGTGCTTATATTCGGTGAAAGCGGTACTGGAAAAGAGCTAGTAGCGCGAGGGATTCACCGTCAGGGAAAGCGAGCAAACGGACCGTTTATTTCCGTTAACTGTGCGGCTATTCCAGAGACTTTACTTGAAAGTGAACTTTTTGGTTTTGTAAAAGGCGCCTTTACAGGAGCTACTCGCAATCAAAACGGGAAAGTAGCCGCAGCTGATGGAGGAACTCTTTTTTTAGATGAAATTGGTGAGATGCCTCCGTCGTTGCAAGCAAAAATGCTTCGATTTTTACAAGAAAAAGAAATAACGCCTCTTGGCTCATCGGAAACAAGAAAAGTAGATGTTCGGATTGTGAGTGCCACTAATAAAGAATTAAATCGTATGGTAAAAGAAAATGGCTTTCGCGAAGACTTATATTTCCGCTTGAATGTCATCCCTATCACACTACCGCCATTACGGGAACGGAAGGAAGATATAGCGCTGCTTATTCCATACTTTTTGCAAAAATACTCAGAAGAAATGGAGAAACCGCTTTGTGTGCTGTCTTCAAATGCATATAAAAAGCTTTTAACGTATGATTACCCTGGAAATATAAGACAGCTAGGGAACATTCTTGAATATGCAGTTGCTATGACCAAAGATGGAACGATTATGGAAAAAGATTTACCTATAACTGTTCAACACGAACAAGAGATTTCTTTGTCACGCTATGAGAATGAAAATTTCACCGAAGAAACAAAATTAATTAATATTCCAATTAACTACACGATGAAAGAAGCAGAACAGCTAATTATCGAATCAGTCCTTGAAGAGTGTGGAGGCAACCGCAGAAAAACAGCTCAGGCACTCGGTATCAGTGAACGAAGTATCCGTAACAAACTTCATCTTTACCGCACAATTCAACAAAAGGAGGCAAAAAATGCCGAGTAG